From a single Ooceraea biroi isolate clonal line C1 chromosome 12, Obir_v5.4, whole genome shotgun sequence genomic region:
- the LOC105285432 gene encoding uncharacterized protein LOC105285432, whose protein sequence is MEKLDDKNEDRETVTLILEKNRFEVDKQNLMKKSRYFAALLSSNYVECHKSEHVINYEIPLLPFQNFINWMHGEKIENLVDHTKKIDYVLTLLELSVLFAVDELTDNIIEEIEEHYLLPDCVIDIWLFAQELSLTVLQDLCLATCLDRFAELPHKAIHKLPKDNFLELVNNVNLRCSDSEFEDVVYTWTKSHQDKDTLPESSKQPKMSYGIVSSESFHITNELYLHRWDGNRFFELDTFRFPKDFPQGKTDKDPILGMQIIGRGCYLYFIGGEFTIGSGKFNTKVWRYSLITRKWFCYAVMPSVRRHMIAAFVGSKLLLVGGVGRYRAKLSSVDVYDVHTGKWSRGVEMPVTTFTSVPEHYVFHKKLILYNDLGFINLYCPYKNVWTALCFSQIDMFIRHVPILPLRGSACYIDVKSGEITFKSLVKLSHEDRDNFTTCDGIYSKIEIISRIVDDHNPCMMFLSAKILVNESEIINLVLCSDPGLIPLKSRGHRYYLYSSPIRDSRKFSSLLVQNTARRLFPLINPADLHAQRTTCT, encoded by the exons ATGGAGAAGCTCGATGATAAAAACGAAGACCGCGAGACCGTGACGCTGATTCTCGAGAAGAACCGATTCGAGGTTGACAAGCAAAACCTGATGAAGAAAAGTCGTTATTTTGCCGCACTTCTGTCGTCGAATTACGTGGAATGTCATAAGTCGGAACATGTGATTAATTACGAGATTCCTTTATTGCCTTTTCAG AACTTTATTAACTGGATGCACGGTgaaaaaattgagaatttgGTCGACCACACTAAGAAGATCGATTACGTTCTGACTTTACTGGAATTGAGCGTCTTATTTGCAGTGGATGAGCTAAcagataatataattgagGAGATTGAGGAGCACTACTTATTACCGGACTGCGTAATCGATATTTGGCTATTCGCACAGGAATTGAGCCTCACTGTACTGCAGGATCTTTGTTTGGCAACTTGCTTAGATCGTTTTGCTGAACTGCCACATAAAGCCATTCACAAACTGCCAAAGGACAACTTTTTGGAACTAGTCAATAACGTTAACTTAAGATGCAGCGATTCTGAATTTGAAGACGTTGTGTACACTTGGACAAAAAGTCATCAAGACAAG GACACGCTTCCAGAAAGTTCAAAGCAGCCAAAAATGTCGTACGGTATTGTATCCAGTGAGAGCTTTCACATTACTAACGAACTTTATCTTCACCGCTGGGATGGTAATAGGTTCTTTGAACTCGATACGTTTAGGTTCCCCAAAGATTTTCCCCAGGGCAAAACCGACAAGGACCCGATATTAGGAATGCAAATTATTGGCAGAG GATGCTATCTGTACTTCATCGGTGGAGAATTCACTATCGGATCGGGAAAATTCAATACGAAGGTCTGGCGTTACTCCCTGATAACCAGAAAGTGGTTTTGTTACGCAGT CATGCCGTCCGTACGGAGACACATGATTGCGGCGTTCGTGGGGAGCAAGTTGCTGCTCGTGGGCGGCGTAGGACGGTATCGAGCGAAACTCAGCAGCGTCGATGTCTACGATGTGCACACAG GCAAGTGGAGTCGAGGCGTGGAGATGCCTGTTACCACATTCACCAGTGTTCCTGAACATTATGTGTTCCACAAGAAATTAATCCTATACAATGATCTGGGATTCATAAACCTCTACTGTCCTTACAAGAACGTGTGGACCGCATTGTGCTTCTCTCAGATAGATATGTTCATTCGCCATGTGCCAATACTACCGCTTCGGGGTTCTGCATGTTACATTG ACGTCAAGTCAGGCGAGATCACCTTTAAGAGCCTGGTGAAGCTGAGCCACGAGGACCGTGACAATTTTACGACGTGCGATGGGATTTACTCGAAGATCGAAATAATCAGCCGGATTGTGGATGACCACAATCCATGCATGATGTTTCTCTCTGCAAAGATACTCGTCAATGAATcggaaataattaatctcgTGTTGTGTTCGGATCCTGGTCTTATACCTCTCAAATCCCGCGGTCACCGATACTACTTGTACAGCTCGCCCATACGGGACTCAAGGAAGTTCAGTTCACTCCTCGTACAGAATACGGCCAGAAGACTTTTCCCTCTGATCAATCCAGCCGATTTGCACGCTCAGAGGACAACTTGTACTTGA